Proteins encoded together in one Nocardioides marinisabuli window:
- a CDS encoding DEAD/DEAH box helicase: MAQRGQRRSGGARTAPRAQRRTRDLDNEGIIPVLAKAVREVEGAVQRGAVRPSVRTKFQVVAHLVREERARIKADEETSEGQKAAQLKRLDGVATILAKTSTRETSLLALLAEDADFSHSARELKAEMQRAAGLEVEVEKPAPTPEPGAEAAVDRRVVPPSVVSRQLSNPFLVPDFGIAEATRPRTGRLAGWELLGPLFRSFEYAGGGAPACMQMPDPSAYRAPEGMQLMPHQAQLVSAAAAGHRSFLLADEPGLGKTAQALLAAQAADAYPLLCVVPNVVKTNWAREAGLWTPHRPVTVIHGDGSDIDGFADIVVVNYEVLDRHVGWLGDLGFKGMVVDEAHFIKNKTSQRSQHVLQLSERIRSRTANPLLMALTGTPLINDLEDFRAIWQFLGWIDDRKPLGKLMDALEETGLTPAEPAFYGAARAKVIDMGIVRRRKVDVAADIPARRVADLPVELDDALGRSIRDAERELARRLVARYHSALETRTSGVVVEGIDHELVRRVATWEREDTAAAKNGENVFSMMRRIGQAKAGLAADYAAQLARSVGKVVFFAKHVDVMDVAEETFARRDLRYTSIRGDQTPKAREAAIKAFQEDPDVAVVVCSLSAAGVGLNLQVASNLVLAELSWTDAEQTQAIDRIHRIGQELPVTAWRVIAAQTLDTKIAELIDSKAGLAATALDGSDEEVGSSADVQLEALVALLTEALEAEQTR, encoded by the coding sequence GTGGCTCAACGAGGCCAGCGTCGATCCGGCGGCGCCCGCACCGCGCCGCGCGCGCAGCGGCGCACCCGCGACCTCGACAACGAGGGCATCATCCCCGTGCTGGCGAAGGCCGTGCGCGAGGTCGAGGGCGCGGTCCAGCGCGGCGCCGTGCGCCCCTCGGTGCGCACCAAGTTCCAGGTGGTGGCCCACCTCGTGCGCGAGGAGCGCGCCCGCATCAAGGCCGACGAGGAGACCTCGGAGGGCCAGAAGGCCGCCCAGCTCAAGCGGCTCGACGGGGTCGCGACCATCCTCGCCAAGACCTCCACCCGCGAGACCAGCCTGCTCGCGCTGCTCGCCGAGGACGCTGACTTCTCGCACTCCGCGCGCGAGCTCAAGGCCGAGATGCAGCGCGCGGCCGGCCTCGAGGTCGAGGTCGAGAAGCCCGCCCCGACCCCCGAGCCCGGCGCCGAGGCGGCCGTCGACCGCCGCGTCGTGCCGCCCTCGGTGGTCTCGCGCCAGCTCTCCAACCCCTTCCTCGTGCCCGACTTCGGCATCGCCGAGGCGACCCGCCCCCGCACCGGCCGGCTGGCCGGCTGGGAGCTCCTCGGCCCGCTCTTCCGCTCCTTCGAGTACGCCGGCGGCGGCGCCCCGGCGTGCATGCAGATGCCCGACCCGTCGGCGTACCGCGCCCCCGAGGGCATGCAGCTGATGCCGCACCAGGCGCAGCTGGTCTCCGCGGCCGCCGCCGGGCACCGCAGCTTCCTGCTCGCCGACGAGCCCGGCCTCGGCAAGACCGCGCAGGCGCTGCTCGCCGCGCAGGCCGCCGACGCCTACCCGCTGCTCTGCGTGGTGCCCAACGTGGTCAAGACCAACTGGGCCCGCGAGGCGGGGCTGTGGACCCCGCACCGCCCGGTCACCGTGATCCACGGCGACGGCAGCGACATCGACGGCTTCGCCGACATCGTCGTCGTCAACTACGAGGTCCTCGACCGCCACGTCGGCTGGCTGGGCGACCTCGGGTTCAAGGGGATGGTCGTCGACGAGGCGCACTTCATCAAGAACAAGACCTCCCAGCGCAGCCAGCACGTGCTCCAGCTCTCCGAGCGGATCCGTTCGCGCACCGCCAACCCGCTGCTGATGGCGTTGACAGGCACCCCGCTCATCAACGACCTCGAGGACTTCCGCGCGATCTGGCAGTTCCTGGGCTGGATCGACGACCGCAAGCCGCTCGGCAAGCTGATGGACGCACTCGAGGAGACCGGGCTGACCCCGGCCGAGCCCGCGTTCTACGGCGCCGCGCGCGCCAAGGTCATCGACATGGGCATCGTGCGTCGCCGCAAGGTCGACGTGGCCGCCGACATCCCGGCCCGCCGGGTCGCCGACCTGCCGGTCGAGCTGGACGACGCCCTGGGCCGCTCGATCCGCGACGCCGAGCGCGAGCTGGCCCGCCGCCTCGTGGCCCGCTACCACTCCGCCCTGGAGACCCGCACCTCCGGCGTCGTCGTCGAGGGCATCGACCACGAGCTCGTGCGCCGCGTGGCGACGTGGGAGCGCGAGGACACCGCCGCCGCGAAGAACGGCGAGAACGTCTTCTCGATGATGCGCCGCATCGGCCAGGCCAAGGCCGGCCTCGCCGCCGACTACGCCGCCCAGCTGGCGCGCAGCGTCGGCAAGGTCGTCTTCTTCGCCAAGCACGTCGACGTGATGGACGTGGCAGAGGAGACCTTCGCCCGGCGCGACCTGCGCTACACCTCGATCCGCGGCGACCAGACCCCCAAGGCCCGCGAGGCCGCGATCAAGGCCTTCCAGGAGGACCCCGACGTCGCCGTCGTGGTCTGCTCCCTCTCCGCCGCGGGCGTGGGGCTCAACCTCCAGGTGGCCTCCAACCTGGTGCTCGCCGAGCTGTCGTGGACCGACGCCGAGCAGACCCAGGCCATCGACCGCATCCACCGCATCGGCCAGGAGCTGCCGGTCACCGCGTGGCGCGTGATCGCCGCCCAGACCCTCGACACCAAGATCGCCGAGCTCATCGACTCCAAGGCCGGCCTGGCGGCCACGGCGCTCGACGGCTCCGACGAGGAGGTCGGCTCGTCCGCCGACGTCCAGCTCGAGGCGCTCGTCGCCCTGCTCACCGAGGCGCTGGAGGCCGAGCAGACCCGCTGA
- a CDS encoding 2-keto-4-pentenoate hydratase, translating to MSGADHEEPGGRAEQPRTDVDAATVAAAGDRLVQALRSLTPCAPVRDLIGATDVAAAYLVQEHLNASRAAAGARVVGRKIGATSQAVQTQLGVDQPDFGVLFDDMGFEDGADIPLERLLQPKVEAEVAFVLGEDLAEGPLDVAQVRGAVAHAVAAIEIVDSRIAGWDISFADTVADNASSGLYVLGSQRRTLDEVDPVGVTMSLRIDGAEVSTGTGAACLGDPLNAVAWLAHQARLFGAPLRAGQVVLSGALGPMRPVEAGSTVVAEISGLGSVTARFAG from the coding sequence ATGAGCGGCGCCGACCACGAGGAGCCAGGCGGCCGGGCCGAGCAACCGCGCACCGACGTCGACGCCGCGACCGTCGCCGCCGCCGGCGACCGGCTGGTGCAGGCGCTGCGCAGCCTCACCCCCTGCGCGCCGGTGCGCGACCTGATCGGCGCCACCGACGTCGCGGCGGCCTACCTCGTGCAGGAGCACCTCAACGCCAGCCGGGCAGCGGCCGGGGCCCGGGTCGTGGGCCGCAAGATCGGGGCGACCTCGCAGGCCGTGCAGACCCAGCTCGGCGTCGACCAGCCCGACTTCGGCGTGCTCTTCGACGACATGGGCTTCGAGGACGGTGCCGACATCCCGCTCGAGCGGCTGCTGCAGCCGAAGGTCGAGGCCGAGGTGGCGTTCGTGCTGGGCGAGGACCTCGCCGAGGGCCCCCTCGACGTCGCGCAGGTGCGGGGCGCGGTGGCGCACGCCGTGGCCGCCATCGAGATCGTCGACTCGCGCATCGCGGGCTGGGACATCTCCTTCGCCGACACCGTCGCCGACAACGCCTCCTCGGGCCTCTACGTGCTCGGCTCGCAGCGGCGCACGCTCGACGAGGTCGACCCCGTGGGGGTGACGATGTCGCTGCGCATCGACGGTGCGGAGGTCTCCACCGGCACCGGGGCGGCCTGCCTGGGCGACCCGCTGAACGCGGTCGCCTGGCTGGCCCACCAGGCCCGGCTCTTCGGCGCGCCGCTGCGCGCCGGGCAGGTCGTGCTCTCGGGCGCGCTGGGCCCGATGCGCCCCGTCGAGGCAGGCTCCACGGTGGTGGCCGAGATCAGCGGTCTGGGCAGCGTCACCGCCCGCTTCGCCGGCTGA
- a CDS encoding SDR family oxidoreductase — MTKILGGRVAVVTGAGRGIGRAHALELAAQGAAVVVNDFGVSLSGEGEDAASPAEQVVAEIEAAGGRAVANAADVADFEQAEAMVRQAIDTFGGLDVLVNNAGFVRDRMLVNTSEEEWDAVVRVHLKGHFAPLRHAGAYWRTEAKEGRRREARVINTSSGAGLQGSIGQTTYSAAKAGIAGMTLVAAAELGRYGVTVNAIAPVARTRMTEGAFDTSAMPDPADNSPVVAWLASVEAGDVTGRVIEIEGGRVTVENGWTHGPAADLGRRWESAEVGDRLRALLAQAPRPEPVYGA, encoded by the coding sequence GTGACGAAGATCCTCGGCGGCCGCGTCGCCGTCGTGACCGGCGCCGGGCGCGGCATCGGCCGCGCCCACGCCCTCGAGCTCGCCGCCCAGGGCGCCGCCGTCGTGGTCAACGACTTCGGCGTCTCGCTGTCGGGCGAGGGGGAGGACGCCGCGAGCCCGGCCGAGCAGGTCGTGGCCGAGATCGAGGCGGCCGGTGGCCGGGCGGTGGCCAACGCCGCCGACGTCGCCGACTTCGAGCAGGCCGAGGCGATGGTGCGCCAGGCGATCGACACCTTCGGCGGGCTCGACGTCCTCGTCAACAACGCCGGCTTCGTGCGCGACCGGATGCTGGTCAACACCTCCGAGGAGGAGTGGGACGCCGTCGTGCGGGTGCACCTCAAGGGCCACTTCGCGCCACTGCGCCACGCCGGCGCCTACTGGCGCACCGAGGCCAAGGAGGGGCGCCGGCGCGAGGCCCGCGTCATCAACACCTCCTCGGGCGCGGGCCTCCAGGGCTCGATCGGGCAGACGACGTACTCGGCGGCCAAGGCCGGCATCGCCGGGATGACCCTGGTCGCCGCCGCCGAGCTGGGTCGCTACGGGGTCACCGTCAACGCGATCGCGCCGGTCGCGCGCACCCGGATGACCGAGGGCGCCTTCGACACCTCCGCGATGCCCGACCCGGCCGACAACTCCCCGGTCGTGGCCTGGCTGGCCTCCGTCGAGGCCGGCGACGTGACCGGTCGCGTCATCGAGATCGAGGGCGGCAGGGTGACGGTCGAGAACGGCTGGACCCACGGCCCGGCCGCGGACCTCGGCCGGCGCTGGGAGAGCGCCGAGGTCGGCGACCGGTTGCGCGCACTGCTCGCCCAGGCCCCGCGCCCCGAGCCGGTGTACGGCGCATGA
- a CDS encoding SDR family oxidoreductase: protein MSISLDLTGRVALVTGGSKGIGRAIAETYAAAGARVVTCARSGAAPLAGTRHTTCDVRDPEAVEAMVAEVAATEGRLDVVVNNAGGAPYALAADASPRFHAKVLDLNLLAPLLVAQAANRVMQAQEGGGAIVTISSISALRPSPGTAVYGAAKAGVDSLTASLAVEWAPKVRLNSINVGLCRTELTDDHYGGDAQVAAIEATIPLGRMARPEEVAAVALFLGSDLASYVSGATIACHGGGEPPVFLSALAGA from the coding sequence ATGAGCATCAGCCTCGACCTGACCGGCCGGGTCGCCCTGGTCACGGGTGGCAGCAAGGGCATCGGCCGCGCCATCGCCGAGACGTACGCCGCCGCGGGAGCCCGGGTCGTGACCTGCGCCCGGTCGGGGGCGGCGCCGCTGGCCGGCACCCGGCACACCACCTGCGACGTGCGCGACCCCGAGGCGGTCGAGGCGATGGTCGCGGAGGTCGCGGCCACCGAGGGGCGCCTCGACGTCGTGGTCAACAACGCCGGGGGCGCGCCGTACGCGCTGGCCGCCGACGCCTCGCCGCGCTTCCACGCCAAGGTGCTCGACCTCAACCTGCTCGCACCGCTGCTGGTCGCCCAGGCCGCCAACCGCGTGATGCAGGCCCAGGAGGGCGGCGGCGCGATCGTCACCATCTCCTCGATCAGCGCGCTGCGGCCCTCACCGGGCACCGCCGTGTACGGCGCCGCCAAGGCCGGCGTCGACTCGCTCACCGCCTCGCTGGCCGTCGAGTGGGCCCCGAAGGTGCGGCTCAACTCGATCAACGTGGGGCTGTGCCGCACCGAGCTCACCGACGACCACTACGGCGGCGACGCGCAGGTCGCCGCCATCGAGGCCACGATCCCGCTGGGCCGGATGGCCCGCCCCGAGGAGGTCGCGGCGGTCGCGCTCTTCCTCGGCTCCGACCTGGCCTCCTACGTCAGCGGCGCGACCATCGCCTGCCACGGCGGCGGCGAGCCGCCCGTCTTCCTCAGCGCCCTCGCCGGCGCCTGA
- a CDS encoding enoyl-CoA hydratase family protein: MGITSELREDGVRVVTMEHPPVNALPVQGWYDVAAALDEASRDLATHVVVLRAEGRGFNAGVDIKEMQHSTGFDALIGANKGCYAAFKAVYECAVPVVAAVHGHCLGGGVGLVGNADCVVASEDAYLGVPEVDQGALGAATHMARLVPQHLMRTLYFTARTIRAAELVQHGSVLEVVPRERLDDAALAVAGEIAAKDTRVIRAAKEALNGIDPVDVNRSYRFEQGFTMELNLAGVADELRDGFAGTDKAGQRAGTGRR; this comes from the coding sequence ATGGGCATCACCTCCGAGCTCCGCGAGGACGGCGTCCGCGTCGTCACCATGGAGCACCCGCCGGTCAACGCGCTGCCGGTGCAGGGCTGGTACGACGTCGCCGCCGCGCTGGACGAGGCCTCGCGCGACCTGGCCACCCACGTCGTGGTGCTGCGCGCCGAGGGCCGCGGCTTCAACGCCGGCGTGGACATCAAGGAGATGCAGCACTCCACCGGCTTCGACGCGCTGATCGGCGCGAACAAGGGCTGCTACGCCGCCTTCAAGGCCGTCTACGAGTGCGCGGTGCCGGTCGTCGCCGCCGTGCACGGGCACTGCCTCGGCGGCGGGGTCGGCCTGGTCGGCAACGCCGACTGCGTCGTGGCCAGCGAGGACGCCTACTTGGGGGTGCCCGAGGTCGACCAGGGGGCGCTCGGCGCCGCGACCCACATGGCCCGCCTGGTCCCCCAGCACCTGATGCGGACCCTCTACTTCACCGCCCGCACCATCAGGGCGGCCGAGCTGGTGCAGCACGGCTCGGTCCTCGAGGTCGTCCCCCGCGAGCGGCTCGACGACGCCGCCCTGGCCGTCGCCGGCGAGATCGCCGCCAAGGACACCCGGGTCATCCGCGCGGCCAAGGAGGCCCTCAACGGCATCGACCCGGTCGACGTCAACAGGAGCTACCGCTTCGAGCAGGGCTTCACGATGGAGCTCAACCTCGCCGGCGTGGCCGACGAGCTGCGCGACGGCTTCGCGGGCACCGACAAGGCAGGCCAGCGGGCTGGGACGGGACGCCGATGA
- a CDS encoding CoA transferase subunit A, with product MSAGRSPRDKRMSIDEVVAELSDGMTIGIGGWGPRRKPMALVRAILRSDLKDLTIVSWGGADVGLLLRAGKVRRLVYAFVSLDSVPLEPNFQKARQEGTVPEVVELDEGMFQTGLRAAAQRLPFLPVRAGLGSDVLVHNPDITTVTSPYADPDGVHEELVAVPALRLDVALVHLNRADKHGNATYLGPDPYFDDLFCMAADRAYVSVEQVVDTAGLTVDTPVQRLLLSRMLVTGVVETPHGAHFTTCTPDYERDERFQKAYAAAASGSDEDWAAFEQRFLAGDEDAYQAAVAAFAEEEQA from the coding sequence ATGAGCGCCGGGCGCAGCCCCCGCGACAAGCGGATGAGCATCGACGAGGTCGTCGCCGAGCTGAGCGACGGCATGACCATCGGGATCGGCGGGTGGGGCCCGCGGCGCAAGCCGATGGCGCTGGTGCGCGCCATCCTGCGCTCGGACCTCAAGGACCTGACGATCGTCAGCTGGGGCGGCGCCGACGTCGGCCTGCTGCTGCGCGCCGGCAAGGTGCGCCGCCTCGTCTACGCCTTCGTCTCCCTCGACTCGGTGCCGCTGGAGCCCAACTTCCAGAAGGCTCGCCAGGAGGGCACCGTCCCCGAGGTCGTCGAGCTCGACGAGGGCATGTTCCAGACCGGGCTGCGCGCGGCCGCCCAGCGGCTGCCGTTCCTGCCGGTGCGGGCCGGGCTCGGCTCCGACGTGCTGGTGCACAACCCCGACATCACCACGGTCACCAGCCCGTACGCCGACCCCGACGGCGTGCACGAGGAGCTGGTGGCCGTCCCGGCGCTGCGCCTCGACGTCGCGCTGGTCCACCTCAACCGGGCCGACAAGCACGGCAACGCGACGTACCTGGGGCCCGACCCCTACTTCGACGACCTGTTCTGCATGGCCGCCGACCGCGCCTACGTCAGCGTCGAGCAGGTCGTCGACACCGCCGGGCTGACCGTCGACACCCCGGTGCAGCGGCTGCTGCTGAGCCGGATGCTCGTCACCGGCGTCGTCGAGACCCCGCACGGCGCGCACTTCACCACCTGCACCCCCGACTACGAGCGCGACGAGCGCTTCCAGAAGGCGTACGCCGCCGCGGCGTCGGGCTCCGACGAGGACTGGGCGGCCTTCGAGCAGCGCTTCCTCGCCGGCGACGAGGACGCCTACCAGGCCGCGGTCGCGGCCTTCGCCGAGGAGGAGCAGGCATGA
- a CDS encoding CoA-transferase subunit beta, protein MSEPTRAEVCAAAIADAFADDGEIFASPMGMLPMLGVRLAKLTSNPDLVISDGESLFLAGVPPLFAKADVVEGWIPFRKVFDIVANGPRHVMMGATQVDRHGNQNISAIGDFDRPTRQLLGSRGAPGNTVNNRTSYWVPRHSPRVFVEAVDVVSGVGPRRAAAAGPAAARYNDIHRIVTDLAVLDVKGADDTVRLLSVHPGVSVDEVRAATGFELEVPAEVPETRSPTAEELVLVREVLDPRTLRDREVKPVVREATS, encoded by the coding sequence ATGAGCGAGCCGACCCGCGCCGAGGTGTGCGCCGCAGCGATCGCCGACGCGTTCGCCGACGACGGCGAGATCTTCGCCAGCCCGATGGGGATGCTGCCGATGCTGGGCGTGCGCCTGGCCAAGCTCACCTCCAACCCCGACCTGGTCATCTCCGACGGCGAGTCGCTGTTCCTGGCCGGGGTGCCGCCGCTGTTCGCCAAGGCCGACGTGGTCGAGGGCTGGATCCCCTTCCGCAAGGTCTTCGACATCGTCGCCAACGGCCCGCGCCACGTGATGATGGGCGCCACCCAGGTCGACCGGCACGGCAACCAGAACATCTCCGCCATCGGCGACTTCGACCGTCCGACCCGCCAGCTGCTCGGCTCGCGCGGCGCGCCGGGCAACACCGTCAACAACCGCACGTCGTACTGGGTGCCGCGGCACTCGCCGCGCGTGTTCGTGGAGGCCGTCGACGTCGTCTCGGGCGTGGGTCCGCGCCGCGCGGCCGCGGCCGGCCCCGCGGCGGCGAGGTACAACGACATCCACCGCATCGTCACCGACCTCGCCGTCCTCGACGTCAAGGGCGCCGACGACACGGTGCGGCTGCTCTCGGTGCACCCGGGCGTGAGCGTCGACGAGGTGCGCGCCGCCACCGGCTTCGAGCTCGAGGTGCCGGCCGAGGTGCCCGAGACCCGCTCCCCCACGGCCGAGGAGCTCGTGCTGGTGCGCGAGGTGCTCGACCCCCGCACGCTGCGCGACCGCGAGGTCAAGCCGGTGGTCCGGGAGGCGACGTCGTGA